Proteins co-encoded in one Arachis hypogaea cultivar Tifrunner chromosome 13, arahy.Tifrunner.gnm2.J5K5, whole genome shotgun sequence genomic window:
- the LOC112792394 gene encoding high mobility group B protein 14 translates to MAGRAKRKTSASASPSSSVPSRKLVLNIKTSRGMKRSLRQANSRKKPKAKQKIDAKKPKKPPTAFFYFLEDFRKEFQEQNPDVKSMRDIGKACGEKWKTMTYEEKVQYYDIATEKRAEFDMAMAEYNKKMENGEFEDTDEESDFDE, encoded by the exons ATGGCGGGAAGGGCTAAACGGAAAACCTCTGCTTCTGCTTCACCCTCTTCTTCTGTTCCTTCCCG CAAACTAGTGTTGAACATCAAAACAAGCAGGGGGATGAAGAGATCACTGCGGCAGGCTAATTCGAGAAAGAAACCCAAAGCAAAACAAAAGATTGATGCTAAGAAGCCAAAGAAACCTCCCactgctttcttctacttctt GGAGGATTTTCGTAAAGAATTTCAAGAGCAGAACCCCGATGTCAAGTCAATGCGAGAT ATTGGCAAGGCATGTGGAGAGAAGTGGAAAACGATGACTTATGAG GAGAAGGTTCAATACTATGATATAGCAACAGAAAAGCGCGCAGAATTTGATATGGCAATGGCAGAATATAATAAGAAAATG GAAAACGGTGAATTTGAAGACACTGATGAAGAATCGGATTTTGATGAATAA
- the LOC112792395 gene encoding uncharacterized protein ycf23, producing MHSLTCITISSSSSYTFLKPYHNPLLAPTSRPNLLTLKKKPCFSTKALLSSTKESVLKDFHERRALKIISGLHNFDKDNVASVVTAAEKGGATHVDIACDPELVKLAISLTSCPVCVSSVDPASFPAAVEAGALMVEIGNYDSFYEKGVVFTPQQILGLTKETRRILPSVTLSVTVPHTLSLPDQVKLAELLEQEGVDIIQTEGGKYSNPTKSGVLGLIEKATPTLAAAYSISRAVKIPVMCSSGLSAVTAPMAITAGAAGVGIGSAVNRLNDVVAMIAEVKSIATSLETSSLMHATHGVETRRQ from the exons ATGCATTCTTTAACATGCAtaacaatttcttcttcttcttcttacacCTTTCTAAAGCCATACCATAACCCTCTATTGGCTCCTACTTCAAGGCCTAATCTTCTAACTTTGAAAAAGAAACCATGCTTTTCTACCAAAGCTCTATTATCATCTACCAAAGAATCTGTGTTGAAGGACTTCCATGAACGTAGAGCTCTCAAG ATTATCTCAGGCCTGCATAATTTTGATAAGGACAATGTTGCTTCAGTTGTGACAGCTGCAGAGAag GGTGGAGCAACTCATGTGGATATAGCGTGCGACCCGGAGTTGGTGAAACTGGCTATCAGCTTAACTTCTTGTCCG GTTTGTGTTTCATCTGTAGACCCTGCATCATTTCCGGCTGCAGTCGAAGCAGGAGCACTAATG GTCGAGATTGGAAATTATGATTCATTCTATGAGAAGGGAGTGGTTTTTACTCCGCAGCAG ATTCTAGGTCTAACAAAGGAGACAAGGAGGATACTTCCATCAGTAACATTGTCCGTCACCGTGCCTCACACACTAAGCCTCCCTGATCAG GTCAAGCTTGCAGAGTTACTAGAACAAGAAGGTGTAGACATTATTCAAACCGAGGGAGGAAAATACTCAAATCCTACAAAGTCTGGTGTTTTAGGCTTGATTGAGAAG GCAACACCAACTTTGGCAGCAGCATATTCTATATCAAGAGCTGTTAAGATCCCTGTCATGTGCTCATCTGGCTTAAGTGCTGTTACAGCGCCTATGGCTATCACAGCCGGGGCAGCTGGTGTG GGTATAGGTTCTGCAGTTAACAGGCTAAATGATGTGGTTGCTATGATTGCTGAGGTTAAAAGCATTGCGACTTCATTGGAGACATCATCTCTGATGCATGCTACACACGGAGTGGAAACTCGTAGACAGTAG
- the LOC112783782 gene encoding uncharacterized protein yields the protein MEFTSFLCEINSIEYPTVPQDFYFSNFFSIMFSLTKELIQIDFSSSTITTLNEAFLVPFDVLRNGEDTAFLHEIFSSMPISPQILDQILLFMGRTARTILSREGCESSMSEIVVNLYVVVIQDSDFYNDDVRQDVPELVRLVNLLERSKIDEQDDDAEQCSICLEEFGHGIQDSSVKVVRTKCSHVFHESCMLRWLRHCADHQSPYFCPLCRCIIFPTSQRDE from the coding sequence ATGGAATTCACCTCTTTTTTATGTGAAATCAATTCCATTGAATACCCAACAGTACCACAAGACTtctatttttctaatttcttCTCCATCATGTTCAGTCTCACCAAAGAATTGATCCAAATTGacttttcttcttctacaattACTACTCTCAATGAAGCGTTCTTGGTTCCCTTCGATGTCCTGCGTAACGGAGAAGACACTGCATTCTTACATGAAATATTCTCTTCAATGCCTATATCTCCTCAGATATTAGACCAAATTTTACTTTTTATGGGCAGAACTGCAAGAACAATTCTAAGCCGTGAAGGGTGTGAGTCCAGCATGTCAGAGATTGTTGTGAACCTTTATGTTGTTGTTATCCAAGATTCTGATTTCTATAATGATGATGTCCGTCAAGATGTTCCTGAACTAGTCCGACTTGTGAATCTGTTGGAGAGATCCAAAATTGATGAGCAAGATGATGATGCTGAACAATGCAGTATTTGCTTGGAAGAGTTTGGACATGGTATCCAAGATTCAAGTGTAAAAGTTGTTCGCACAAAGTGCTCGCATGTGTTCCATGAAAGCTGCATGCTCCGTTGGCTGCGGCATTGTGCCGACCATCAATCACCCTATTTTTGCCCATTGTGCCGCTGCATCATATTTCCAACTTCGCAGAGAGATGAATAG